The DNA segment AGCAGCGGCGCGCGCGCCGCGAGCACGGCCGCGATCGCGACGTACCCAGCTGTCTCCGCGACGGGCCGCCACGGATGAGCGGCTACGTCGCCGCGCTGCTCCTGACGCTGGCCGTCGAGCCGCCGCTGTACGCGCTCGCGCTGCGGCTGGGACTCGGCGTGCGGCCGCGGCGCGGGTACGTGGAAGGTCTGCTCGCCAACGCCACTAGTCATCCGCTCACCTGGCTCTTCCTCTTCCCGCTGACGGAGGGGTCGCTGGCCGCCGCCGCGCTGGTGGAGCTGTTCGTCGTGGCCTGGGAGGCCGGGCTGCTGCGCGTACGGCTTGGGCGCGACCTGCCGCTGCTGGTCGGGGTGTCGTTCGTCGTCAACGCCGTCTCGCTCGCGCTCGGCGCCGCCGTCCTCCGATGAAAGCAAACGGCGCGCACGTGCGAGCATCGATTCGTGAAAGAAACCCCACGACAGCGCTCGCTGCGCTCACGCTGCCGCGGGGGCCCCGGATGAGATTGGTCCTGGCCTCGGCGTCACCGGCGCGGCTGCGGCTGCTGCGTGACGCGGGGTTCGACCCCGAGGTCGTCGTCAGCGGCGTACAGGAGGACGTGGACGACGTCGAGGAGCTCGCGGTCCGCAAGGCTCTCGCCGTCGCCGATCGGGTGAGCGACGCGCTCGTCGTCGGGTGCGACTCCATGCTGCTGCTGAACGGCACCCTGGCAGGCAAGCCGCGCGACGCCGCGGAGGCGACCGAGCGCTGGCGGGCCATGCGCGGCACGACCGGCGCGCTGCTGACGGGCCACTGCGTCGTCGACACGGGCTCCGGCCGCCGCGTGTCCGCGACCGCCGAGACGGCCGTGCGTTTCGGCACGCCGACCGACGCCGAGATCGACGCGTACGTCGCCAGCGGCGAGCCGCTGCGCGTCGCGGGGGCGTTCACGATCGACGGGCGCGGGGCGGCGTTCGTGGAGTCGATCGACGGCGACCACGGCAACGTCGTCGGCCTCTCGCTGCCGCTGCTGCGCCGCCTCCTCGCCGACCTCGGCCACTCGGTGGTGGACCTGTGGGCCTGACCATCGGGCCGATCACCGTGGACCCGCCCGTCGTCCTCGCGCCGATGGCCGGCATCACGAACGCGGCGTTCCGCCGGCTCTGCCGCTCGTACGGCGGCGGGCTCTACGTCAGCGAGATGGTCTCCGCGCGGGCGCTGCTGGAGGGTGGGTCGGCGCAGGCGGCGTTCGACGCCGACGAGTCGCCGCGCAGCGTGCAGCTCTACGGCGTCGACCCCGTCACGGTCGCGAGCGCCGTACGGCACATGGCCGAGGTCTGGCAGGTGGACCACGTCGACCTCAACATGGGCTGCCCCGTCCCGAAGGTCACGCGCAAGGGCGGCGGGGCCGCGCTGCCGGTGCACACGAGCGCGTTCAGCAACGTCGTCCGCGCCGCCGTCCGCGCCGCCGAGGGCAGGCCGGTCACGGTGAAGATGCGGATGGGCGTGGACGCGGACACGCTGACCTACCTCGACGCCGGCCGTGCCGCCGAGGACGCGGGCGCCGCCGCCGTGACGCTGCACGCGCGCACCGCCGAGCAGCTCTACTCGGGCACCGCCGACTGGGCCGCGATCGCGAAGCTCGCGGCCGCGCTGAACATCCCCGTCCTCGGCAACGGCGACGTGTGGGTCGCCGACGACGCCGTACGGATGGTGCGCGAGACGGGCTGCGACGGCGTCGTCGTGGGGCGCGGCTGCCTGGGGCGGCCGTGGCTGTTTCGGGACCTCGAGGACGCGTTCGCGGGGCGTCCCGTGCGGCCGGCGCCGACCCTCGGCGAGGTCGCCGAGACCATGCGCGAGCACGTACGGCTGCTCGGCGACGTCCGCGGCTTCCGCAAGCACGCGCGCTGGTACCTCACAGGCTACGACGCGCCCGAGGCCGAGGCGGCCATCCGGCGCGCGGAGACCGTCGGGGACGTGGACGCCGCCCTCGCGTCACTCGACCCGGAGCGGCGGCCCGAGCCTGGCTCCGACGCGCGCCCGCGCGGCGTCACCGACGGGCCGCGCCGGGTCGTGCTGCCCGACCGCTGGCGCGAGTGCGCGGACGACCCGACGCCGCCGTACGACGCGGACGTGCTGGTCTCGGGAGGCTGACCCGCGTCTTGCGAAGCGGGGGCGCGCCGACCGGACGTGCCGCGGCTAGCCGGGCTTGACGCAGGAGCGGGCGCCGGCGACGTACGGCTTGCCGCCGGTCGCGCGGTCGGCCTCGCGCGAGTCGTGCGCGTACACCTGCGGGGTCGCGTACGCCCCGACCCACCGGAAGGCGAACGCCGTCAGGCCGGTGATCCGCGCGCCGCGGGTGAACCTCCCGTACGCCCGCAGCGCGTCGACGGGCACGGTGAGGTGGACGGCGTTGCCGGCGACGCGGGCGGTGGCGTAGCCGAGGTTGGTCTCGGTCTCGCCGGCGTCGTCGTAGAGCCCGTACTTCGCGACGCCGCCGGTGGGGGTCAGGACGTACCAGACGAACACCGCAAGCGTCCCGCCCTGCCCGCTGAACCGCACGAGGTACCGGTGCCCCGCGGGCGAGGTCGGGCCGAACACCGACGGCGACCCCGCGACCCGGACGACCGCGGTGATGCGCCGCGCGTCGGAGACGACGTCGGCGCTGAGCACGTCGAGGGAGGGGGTGTCGGCCAGGGCCGTGTCGCCGCGCGCGTCGACCAGCAGCCGGCAGTACGGCTTCGTGGCCGCGCCGGCGGGCGAGGCGCCGAGCAGCGCCAGCAGCGCGGCAGCGCAGACGGAACGGACTCGCATCGCGGGGCTCCCACCGTCGGACGTACGTCCCCGCGACTTCCGCCCGGCGGCGCCCTGTCCTGCGCCCCTCGGCGCCGCACTCGCGCCAGTGGCGTCTAGACGCCGACGGCGACGCGTTCCGGGGCGCCCTGCGGCTGCGGGATGCGGCGCAGCTCGTAGATCACGAGGCCGGCGAGGTGCACGAGGAAGAGCACGAGGAACAGCAGGATCGACCAGTACGTCGGCGTGGCCAGCGAGCCGGTGTTGAGGACCAGGGTCATCGTCTTCGGCTTGATCTTGGCCTTGAGCTCCTTGGCCGGCTCGTTGTCGGTCGCGGTGACGTCGGCGGGCCCGAACGTCACGCGGGCGTACTTGTAGCGGCCCTCGTCACGCGCGAGGCGGGTCTCGGTGATCTTGATGACGTTGGGCACGGTGATGTCGGCGGCGCCGACGCCGAGCTCGACGGCGTACTCCTCGGAGATCCGCTCGGCCGCGGCGGACTCGGCGGAGGCCTTGTCGCCCGCGGCCGACGTCACGGAGTCGTCGATCGCGATGAACGCGTCGCGGCCGGGCCCCTCCTCGAACTCCTTGAACTCACTCTGCAGCGCCGCGGGTCCGTTGGGGGAGGCGACCTCCCAGCGTTGCTCGGCGCCCTGCGGGCCGTAGTACTTCGGCGTCGACCGCGGGATGCCGAGCGGCTCGAAGCCGGGCACGCCGAACAGCCAGATCAGCGACAGCACCAGCCACGAGCCCCAGAACGCGACGCCCGAGACGAGGTACGCCTGCTTCGGCCCGAACGACGACTGCAGCAGCATCCACACGCCGCCGCAGAGGATGAGGAACATCAGGACGGTGCCGAAGACCGCGCGCGGGCCCTTGGTCTTGACCTCCTCCTGCGCCAGCAGCACCACCGGGTTGGCGGTCAGGGCGTACACGTTGGGCACGACGAGCCTTCCTAGGTCAGTGAGCGGCGGCGAACGCGATGAGGCGCGAGAACGGTCCCGGCTGGTTGCCCAGAGCAAGCTCCGCGGCGTCCTCCTCCGGCAGCCCCTCCTGGATCGAGATGAGGAAGTTGACGACGTCCTCGATCTGCTGGTCGTTCATCGGGCCGCCGTAGCCCAGGCCCCACGTCGGCATCGGGGTGCCGGGCCGGCCCTGCGCGATGGTGTCGTAGACGAAGCGGTACGCGTCGCGGACCGACTTGTTCTGGTCGATCATCTGGCGCTTGAAGATCTCGTGGAGGTTGGGCACCGGGTAGTCGGTGGCCTCGGCGTCGGCGTTGGCCTTGTACTGCGGCACGACACCGCCGCCGGCGAACGTCCCGTGACAGCGCGCGCACCCGGCCTGGAAGCCGTGCGCCCCGGGCTCGGCCTGCGCGTAGATGAACGCCCCGCGCTCGATCGACTCCTCGCGCTGCTCGAGCGCGGCGTCGTTGGAGCGCTGGTTCTCGAAGAACACGAAGTAGATCGGCAGGTACAGCGCCAGGAACACGACGAGCAGCGTGCCCCAGCCCTGCCAGCGCTCGAGGATGTTGGTCTCGAGCTCGTCGTCGGAGGGCGCGGGGCGGAAGCCGATGGGGATGGAGAGCGGCTTGCGGCGCCGGACGACGGCGCCCTTGGCACGCTCGCCGCGCGGGGTGATGTCGCTCATCGTGCTTCCGCTCTCTCCTTCTATCGGTCAGGCCTGGTCAGCCCGTGCAGTGAGCGCCTTCGGGGTTCTGGTTGATCGTGTCCGTGCCGCGCGGGGGGCCGTCCTTGGGGTCGGCCGTGTCGACGATGACGTTGCCGCCGTCGATGACGATCGGGAAGTGCTGCAGGCCGGTCGGCGCGGGGCCGAACTCGTACTCGCCGGCCTTGTTGTAGCGGGAGCCGTGGCACGGGCACTCGAACCAGCCGCTGGTCTCGCACTGCGGGACCTTGCAGCCGAGGTGCGCGCACTTCTGGTAGACGGCGAGGAAGCCCTCGGCGGCGACGCCCTTGTAGAACGCCTCCTGGCCGGCGACCGGCTTGTACGCGACGAGGTACGTGCGCGCCTCGGCGTAGTACTTCCAGCCGTGCGGGATGGCGGCGAGCTCGCCCTTCAGATCGTCGACCTTGCCGAGGTTGATCTTCGCGCCGAAGCCGCCGCGCAGGCTCGGCCAGAGCATGCCGAGGCTCGCGGCGGCGAAGCCGCCCAGCCCGACCGCGGAACCGCCGAGCATGCTCAGCCGGAAGAAGTCCCGGCGGGACATGCCCTTCTTCTTGGCCATCGTTGCGCCGCCTTAGAACTCGAAGTAGAGGCCCTTTTGCCACGGGAACACGAAGTTGTATCCGGGTCCGCGGAACAGGGAGCCGATGGTCGACAGGATGGCCGAGAACATCATGAACCAGGTGAACAGCATGATCGCGAACTTGCGGTTGGCGGGCCGCATCGACGGGTTCTTGTCGAGGTACGGGAACGCCATGAGGATGCCGAGCCCGATGCCGGGGATGAGCACGCCCGCGATCATCGGGTGGTAGTACCTCAGCAGCTCCTGGAGGCCCAGGAAGTACCAGGGCGCCTTGGAGGGGTTCGGCGTGAGGTTGACATTGGCGAGGTCGAGCAGCGGGGCGTCGACCAGCGTCGAGAACACCGTGAGGAACGCCAGGCAGGCCAGCACCGCGACGAACTCCTCGAGGAGCAGGTGCGGCCAGACGTTGACCTTGTCGTCCTGGGTGCGCTCGACGCGCTGGATGCCCTCCGGCGGGACCATCGCCAGCAGGCGGTGGGTCATCTCGCCGGACAGCCCGCGGCCGCCGCCGCCCTTGCCCGCCGTGGCCGCGGCGACGCGGGCCTGGCGCTCGGCGGGGGACAGCGGGGTGGCGCGGGTGAGCGTGCTCGTACCGCCGCCGGCGGCGGCAGGAGCGGCTGCGGCAGCGGCGGCCGGAGCCGGGGCGGCAGCGGCGGGTGCGTCGGCCGTCGCGGCTGCGGCGGCGGGGGGCGCGGCGGCGGCGGGCGCTGACGCGGCGGCGGCGGCCTGCTGGGCCGGCGACGGGATGCCGGCGGCCTTGCGGGCCTTCTTCACCGCGGCGGACTTCGCCTTGGCGCGCGCCATCCGCTCCGAGTCGCCCGCGGCGATGGCGGCCGCGTAGACCTCGGGATCCGGCGTGATCTCTTCGCTCATGTCGACTCCCTTACAGAGGCCCGGAGATCCCGCCGTCCTTGCGGATCCGCCAGAAGTGGACGGCCATGAAGATGACCGCCACGAACGGCAGCGCGAGGACGTGGAGGACGTACCAGCGGAGAAGCGTCGGAGGCCCGATCTCGACCCCGCCGAGGAGGACGAACCGCACCTCCTTGCCGAACACGGGGGTGTAGCCCATCATCTGCGTGCCGACGGCGACGGCCCAGATGGCCAGCTGGTCCCACGGCAGCAGGTAGCCGGTGAACGACAGCAGCAGCGTCAGCAGCAGCAGGATGACGCCGACGACCCAGTTGAACTCTCTCGGGGCCTTGTACGCGCCGTGGTAGAAGACGCGCGCCATGTGCAGGAACACCGTGAACACCATGGCGTGCGCGGACCACCGGTGCATGTTGCGTACGAGCTGGCCGAACGCGATGCCGGACGAGAGGTTCTGGATGTCCTTGTACGCGAGCTCCTGGCCGAAGCCGGCGGAGGGCCGGTAGAAGAACATCAGGTAGATGCCGGTGACCGTCAGCAGGATGAAGAGGAAGAACGACAGCCCGCCGAGGCAGTACGTGTAGGTGAGCTTGAGGCCGTGACGCTTCAGCTTCACCGGGTGCAGGTGGTAGAGGACGTTGTTCATCGTCGCGAGCGCGCGGTCGCGCGACGTGTCCCGGTAGCCGGGGCGGTAGATCGAGCCCGGGCGGAAGATCGACTTCCAGACCGCGCCGTCGCGCGGGTCCTTGGGCTTGACCATCTCCTCGAGGTGCTGCCGCACCTCGGCCTTGCGCCCGTCCTTGTCGGCCACGTCGGGTCGTACCTTCCTTATCGCTTCGGGCGAGCGGCGGCTTCGCCGATCTTCGAGTAGAACAGGGCGCCCGGCGGGCAGCGGTCGACGCAGATGCCGCAGCGGGTGCACTCGTTGTCGTCGATGATGAAGATCGCGCCCGCCGTCTCCGACAGGGTCTTCAGCTCGCTGTTCTCGGCGCCGGCGACGATCTCCGGGGACATCATGTAGATGCACTCCCACGGGCAGACGTCCTCGCACGCGCGGCAGAGGATGCACAGCTCCGGGGACAGCGCGATGTGGCGCTTCGGCTTGACCCGCTCCTGCAGCCAGTTGGGGTCGACGGTGCCGAGGACGTAGTCGTCGTAGATCTCGACGCGGTTGTCGGTCATGTCGACGCCCTAACGGTAGCCACCGGCGTCGCGCTTCATCTCGTCAGCGTCGGCGTTGACCGGGTTCATGCGCTGGTAGAGAGCGAAGGCGACGAACGTGACCGGGGTGATGGCGCCGTAGTAACCGACGACGATGAGGTCGCGCAGGCGCGGGCCGAGACCGAGGATGCCGAACGTCTTGGGCGCGAGCACCCAGCTCCAGTCGTTGGACCAGGTCAGGAGCGCGCTGGGGACGGACGCGAAGAAGATCATGAACAGCACGGTGAAGATGAACGACCCGATGCTCGCGCGGAGCCATGCCGACCGCTGGAGCAGGTTGCCCATGAGCGCCTTCCTCGTGTGGATGAGCACGCCGGAGCGCGAGCCCCGGCCGCCAGCGATACTACGTCCCTGGGCAGAGCGCCCGCGAATCCATCCGCCGCCCGCGCGCCGCGCGTCGCGGCCCGCCCCGTGATCGCCCCCGACAGCCAGGAAGGCCGGCTCCCCGTGCCCCGCCCCGCCACCCCCGCGGCCCACCCCCGGCGGTTACTGGTGAGTAGCGGCGCGCCGTATGGGGGAACTGGTGAGCCACGACGTCGCTACTCACCAGTAACCGCGGGTCGGCGGCGGCTCGCGGGCCGGGTACTGCCGGGCGCGGTGGCGGCGGTCGTGCTCGTGGCCGGGTGCACCGGCGGGGGGTCGGAGACCACGTCCGGTACGCAGCGTTTCGTCGCAGGGGACGGGGTCGTGCACTACGTCCCCGCGGCCAACCGCGAGCCCGGTCCCGACATCGCCGGCGAGACGCTCGACGGGGAACGGCTCGACGTCGGCACGCTGCGCGCGGGCGGCGTCGCGGTCGTCAACATCTGGGGCTCCTGGTGCGCCCCCTGCAAGAAGGAGCAGGGCGCGCTGGAACGCGTCGCCCGCGCGACCCGTTCCCGAGGGGTGCGGTTCGTCGGCATCAACATCCGGGACTCCTCGAAGACCGCGGCGAGGATGCACGTGACGAAGTACGACGTGACGTACCCCTCGCTCTACGACCCCTCGGCCCGGCTGCTGCCACGCTTCGAGATCGCGCCCAAGACGATCCCCAGCACGTACGTCATCGACCCCGGCGGGCGCATCGCGGCGTACGTCTACGGCCCCATCGAGGAGCAGCCGCTGACCGACCTCGTGGACCGGGTGCTCGCGGAGGCGGGCCCGGCGTGAACGGCATCCAGGACACCGTCCTCAACGGCTCGCTGCTCGCGGCGCTGCCGCTGGCGCTGCTGGCGGGGCTGGTGTCGTTCCTCTCGCCGTGCGTGCTGCCGCTGGTCCCCGGCTACCTCTCGTACATCACCGGCCTCACCGGCGCCGACCTCGCCGAGGAGGAGGCCGGCGGCCGCGCGAAGCGCCGGGCGATGATCGGCGCGCTGCTGTTCGTGGGCGGGTTCTCGGTCGTGTTCGTCAGCGCGGGGGCGGCGTTCGGGGCGGCGGGTTCGTTCTTCGCGGACTACGCCACCGTCATCACGCGCGTGCTGGGCGTCGTGACGATCGTGCTCGGGCTGGCGTTCATGGGGGCGATGCAGCGGATCCCGTTCTTCTCGCGGGAGTTCAAGGTCCACAAGCTGCCGGCGACGGGGCTGGCGGGGGCGCCGTTCCTCGGGGTGCTGTTCGGGATCGGCTGGACGCCGTGCGCCGGACCGACGCTGACCGCGGTCAACTCGCTCGCGTACTCCACCGGCACGGCGGGCCGCGGGGCGGTGCTGTCGCTGGCGTACTGCCTCGGTCTCGGGCTGCCGTTCATCCTCGCGGGGCTGGCGTTCGAGAAGTCGATGTCGATGTTCGCGGTCGTCAAGCGGCACTACGCGCTGGTGACGCGGATCGGCGGCGGGCTGCTCGTCGTCATCGGCCTGCTGCTCGTGACCGGCTTCTGGGACCGGATCGTGGCGTACATGCAGGTCTGGGTCGGCGGCTTCGAGACGGTCGTATGACGGCCACGCTCTCGACGTCGCCGGAGGAGCGCGAGGTCTCGCCTCGCCGCGTCCGGCCGCTCCGCCGCGCCTGGGGCCAGCTGACGTCGATGCGGACGGCGCTGCTGCTGCTGTTCCTGCTGGCGCTGGCCGCGGTGCCCGGCTCGCTGCTGCCGCAGCGCAACCTCGACCTGCTCGCGGTGCAGACGTACTACGCCGAGCACCCCTCGCTCGCGCCGACGCTGGACCGGCTGTACCTGTTCGACGTGTACGCCTCGCCGTGGTTCATGGCGATCTACCTCGCGCTGATGATCTCGCTGGTCGGCTGCCTCGCGCCGCGGATCCGGCTGCACGCGCGGGCACTCGTACGCCGTCCGCCCGCGCCGCCCGCGCACCTCTCGCGTCTCCCCGCCTACCGGTCCTGGGTGACGGACGCGGCGCCGGCCGAGGTGGAGGCGTCGGCCGCGAAGGCGCTGCGGCGCTGGCGGGTGCGCTCGTACGACGGCCGCGGCGTCGCCGCCGAGCGCGGCTACCTCCGCGAGACCGGCAACCTCCTCTTCCACGTGGCCCTGCTCACGCTGCTCGTCGGCATCGGGATCGGCGCGGCGTACGGCTACCAGGGCGCGGTGCTGGTGGTGGAGGGCGACACGTTCGTCAACACGCCCGCCGCCTACGACGAGCTCCGTCCAGGCCGGCTGAACTCGGTGGAGGACCTGCCGCCGTTCGAGGTCACACTCGACGACTTCCGGGCGACCTATCTGGACAACGGGGCGCCGACGTCGTTCGCGGCGGATGTCCGGTGGCGCCCCTCGCCCGACGACGCGGTGCGGCCGCGGACGGTGAAGGTGAACGAGCCCCTCACCGTCGACGGCGCGCGCGTCTACCTGCTCGACCACGGCTACGCGCTGCACTTCACCGCCACGCTGCCCGACGGCACCGTGATCTACGACCAGTGGCAGCCGTTCCTCCCCGAGCGCGGCGACCCGAACCTCGCCTCCGACGGGGCGTTGAAGATCACCGACCTGCCCGGCGGGCTGCCGGACATCGGGCTGCGGGGTCTGTTCACGCCGACGCTGGGGGTGCGGCAGGGGTTCGCGTACTCGCAGTTCCCCGCGGCGCACCTGCCGGCGTTCGCGTACGAGGTCTGGGCCGGCGACCTCGGCCTGTCGAGCGGCGTACCCCAGTCGGTCTACGACCTCGACACGTCGAAGATGACGAAGACGAGCAACGGCATCGTCTTCGAGGGCCAGACCATCGAACGGCTGCCCGGCGGGGCCACGCTGACGTTCGACGGGGTGAAGGACTTCGCGGTCTTCCAGGTGACGGTGGACCCGGGCAAGTACCTCGTGCTCGGCTCGGCCGTCGCGGCGCTGACCGGTCTCGTGCTGTCGCTGCGGGTACGGCGGCGGCGGGTCTGGGTGCGGGCGACGCCGACCGAGGCCGGTACCCTCGTGGAGGTCGGCGGGCTGGCCCGGCAGGACCCCGAGGCGTTCGCGCCCGAGGTCGCCAGGCTCGCCGAACGAATGGGAGGACCACCCTGATGCCGATCGACGCCGGCCTGGCGAGCGCGAGCGACAACCTGCTCTTCGCGGCCGTCGTGGCGTACGTCGTCGCGATGCTCGGCTACTTCGTCGAGTTCGCGTCCGGTCGTCGCGTGCCCTTGCCGATCGCGGGTGGCGCCACGGACACCGCTCTCCCGCCGTCGTACGTGGCGTCGGTCGAGTCCGCGTCGCGGCGCGGGCGGCTCGGGCTGTGGTGCGGCCGTGGCGCTGTGGCGCTGACGGTGGTGGGCTGGGGGCTGCACGCTGGTGCCGCCGTGCTGCGCGGCCTCGCGACCGACCGGGTGCCGTGGGGGAACATGTACGAGTTCTCCTCGATGGTCTGCCTGATCGGCGTGACGTCGTTCCTCGTGCTGCTGGTACGGCAGCCGGTGCGCTACCTCGGCGGCTTCGTGATGCTGCCGGTGGTGCTGACGCTGGGGCTCGCGTCGTCGGTGCTGTACGCGCCCGCGGCTCCTTTGGTACCCGCGCTCAACTCGTACTGGATCAAGATCCACGTGGTCGCGGCGATGACGGCGTTCGGCGTGTTCATGGTGGGGATCGTGGCGACGCTGCTGTATCTGGTGGCTGTGCGGCTGGAGGCCCGGGGGCGCGGTGCGTCGCGGCTGCCGGCCGCCGCCTCGCTGGACCGGGTCGCCTACAGGACGATCGCCTTTGCCTTCCCGATCTGGACCTTTGCCGTGATGGCCGGCGCGGTGTGGGCCGAGGCGTCGTGGGGGCGGTACTGGGGCTGGGACCCCAAGGAGACGTGGTCGTTCATCACGTGGGTGCTCTACGCGGGCTACCTGCACGCGCGCGCGACGGCCGGGTGGCGCGGGTCCCGCGCGGCCTGGGTGGCGGTCGCCGGCTTCGTGGCGCTGATGTTCACGTACTACGGCGTCAACATCTGGATCCCCGGCCTCCACTCGTACTCGGGCGTGTAGGTCGCGCGCCCGACCCGGCGCCGCCGGAGGTTACTGGTGAGTAGCGACGTCGCGGCTCACCAGTTCGTGCTCGCTGTTTGTCGCTACTCACCAGTAACCGCGGGCCCACTGCCGGGCGCGCCGGTTTCAGCCCAGCGCGGCGCGCCGACTATCCTCTGCGTCGCTCGCCCGACGCGTTCCCGGAGGCTCCTGTGACTGTCACGACGTCGGCGTCGACGGCGTCGGAGCGGGAGGCCGCCGCCTGGGAGGCGCCGTACGGTCCCGCGCTGACGTACCTCGTCGCCGGCACGTTCTGCCTCGCCATCGGCGGCCTGCTCATGCTGCTCGCCGCGGCGCAGACGGTGTCGCCGGACCTGTTCACGATCGGCGGGTCGACGTCGTTCGGCCGCATCCGCCCGGCGGCCCACCTGCTGCTCGTCTACGGCGGCCTCGGCATGGTGGGCAACGGCGTCGCCCTCGACGTCGCGCGCCGCGCCGCCAAGGCCCCCGCGAGCCTCGACAAGC comes from the Frankiaceae bacterium genome and includes:
- a CDS encoding nucleoside triphosphate pyrophosphatase gives rise to the protein MRLVLASASPARLRLLRDAGFDPEVVVSGVQEDVDDVEELAVRKALAVADRVSDALVVGCDSMLLLNGTLAGKPRDAAEATERWRAMRGTTGALLTGHCVVDTGSGRRVSATAETAVRFGTPTDAEIDAYVASGEPLRVAGAFTIDGRGAAFVESIDGDHGNVVGLSLPLLRRLLADLGHSVVDLWA
- the dusB gene encoding tRNA dihydrouridine synthase DusB, giving the protein MGLTIGPITVDPPVVLAPMAGITNAAFRRLCRSYGGGLYVSEMVSARALLEGGSAQAAFDADESPRSVQLYGVDPVTVASAVRHMAEVWQVDHVDLNMGCPVPKVTRKGGGAALPVHTSAFSNVVRAAVRAAEGRPVTVKMRMGVDADTLTYLDAGRAAEDAGAAAVTLHARTAEQLYSGTADWAAIAKLAAALNIPVLGNGDVWVADDAVRMVRETGCDGVVVGRGCLGRPWLFRDLEDAFAGRPVRPAPTLGEVAETMREHVRLLGDVRGFRKHARWYLTGYDAPEAEAAIRRAETVGDVDAALASLDPERRPEPGSDARPRGVTDGPRRVVLPDRWRECADDPTPPYDADVLVSGG
- a CDS encoding cytochrome c — protein: MSDITPRGERAKGAVVRRRKPLSIPIGFRPAPSDDELETNILERWQGWGTLLVVFLALYLPIYFVFFENQRSNDAALEQREESIERGAFIYAQAEPGAHGFQAGCARCHGTFAGGGVVPQYKANADAEATDYPVPNLHEIFKRQMIDQNKSVRDAYRFVYDTIAQGRPGTPMPTWGLGYGGPMNDQQIEDVVNFLISIQEGLPEEDAAELALGNQPGPFSRLIAFAAAH
- a CDS encoding ubiquinol-cytochrome c reductase iron-sulfur subunit, with the protein product MAKKKGMSRRDFFRLSMLGGSAVGLGGFAAASLGMLWPSLRGGFGAKINLGKVDDLKGELAAIPHGWKYYAEARTYLVAYKPVAGQEAFYKGVAAEGFLAVYQKCAHLGCKVPQCETSGWFECPCHGSRYNKAGEYEFGPAPTGLQHFPIVIDGGNVIVDTADPKDGPPRGTDTINQNPEGAHCTG
- the extP gene encoding selenite/tellurite reduction operon b-type cytochrome ExtP; the protein is MADKDGRKAEVRQHLEEMVKPKDPRDGAVWKSIFRPGSIYRPGYRDTSRDRALATMNNVLYHLHPVKLKRHGLKLTYTYCLGGLSFFLFILLTVTGIYLMFFYRPSAGFGQELAYKDIQNLSSGIAFGQLVRNMHRWSAHAMVFTVFLHMARVFYHGAYKAPREFNWVVGVILLLLTLLLSFTGYLLPWDQLAIWAVAVGTQMMGYTPVFGKEVRFVLLGGVEIGPPTLLRWYVLHVLALPFVAVIFMAVHFWRIRKDGGISGPL
- a CDS encoding 4Fe-4S binding protein, with product MTDNRVEIYDDYVLGTVDPNWLQERVKPKRHIALSPELCILCRACEDVCPWECIYMMSPEIVAGAENSELKTLSETAGAIFIIDDNECTRCGICVDRCPPGALFYSKIGEAAARPKR
- a CDS encoding TlpA disulfide reductase family protein yields the protein MAAVVLVAGCTGGGSETTSGTQRFVAGDGVVHYVPAANREPGPDIAGETLDGERLDVGTLRAGGVAVVNIWGSWCAPCKKEQGALERVARATRSRGVRFVGINIRDSSKTAARMHVTKYDVTYPSLYDPSARLLPRFEIAPKTIPSTYVIDPGGRIAAYVYGPIEEQPLTDLVDRVLAEAGPA
- a CDS encoding cytochrome c biogenesis protein CcdA gives rise to the protein MNGIQDTVLNGSLLAALPLALLAGLVSFLSPCVLPLVPGYLSYITGLTGADLAEEEAGGRAKRRAMIGALLFVGGFSVVFVSAGAAFGAAGSFFADYATVITRVLGVVTIVLGLAFMGAMQRIPFFSREFKVHKLPATGLAGAPFLGVLFGIGWTPCAGPTLTAVNSLAYSTGTAGRGAVLSLAYCLGLGLPFILAGLAFEKSMSMFAVVKRHYALVTRIGGGLLVVIGLLLVTGFWDRIVAYMQVWVGGFETVV
- a CDS encoding cytochrome c biogenesis protein ResB; this translates as MTATLSTSPEEREVSPRRVRPLRRAWGQLTSMRTALLLLFLLALAAVPGSLLPQRNLDLLAVQTYYAEHPSLAPTLDRLYLFDVYASPWFMAIYLALMISLVGCLAPRIRLHARALVRRPPAPPAHLSRLPAYRSWVTDAAPAEVEASAAKALRRWRVRSYDGRGVAAERGYLRETGNLLFHVALLTLLVGIGIGAAYGYQGAVLVVEGDTFVNTPAAYDELRPGRLNSVEDLPPFEVTLDDFRATYLDNGAPTSFAADVRWRPSPDDAVRPRTVKVNEPLTVDGARVYLLDHGYALHFTATLPDGTVIYDQWQPFLPERGDPNLASDGALKITDLPGGLPDIGLRGLFTPTLGVRQGFAYSQFPAAHLPAFAYEVWAGDLGLSSGVPQSVYDLDTSKMTKTSNGIVFEGQTIERLPGGATLTFDGVKDFAVFQVTVDPGKYLVLGSAVAALTGLVLSLRVRRRRVWVRATPTEAGTLVEVGGLARQDPEAFAPEVARLAERMGGPP
- the ccsB gene encoding c-type cytochrome biogenesis protein CcsB; this translates as MPIDAGLASASDNLLFAAVVAYVVAMLGYFVEFASGRRVPLPIAGGATDTALPPSYVASVESASRRGRLGLWCGRGAVALTVVGWGLHAGAAVLRGLATDRVPWGNMYEFSSMVCLIGVTSFLVLLVRQPVRYLGGFVMLPVVLTLGLASSVLYAPAAPLVPALNSYWIKIHVVAAMTAFGVFMVGIVATLLYLVAVRLEARGRGASRLPAAASLDRVAYRTIAFAFPIWTFAVMAGAVWAEASWGRYWGWDPKETWSFITWVLYAGYLHARATAGWRGSRAAWVAVAGFVALMFTYYGVNIWIPGLHSYSGV